One genomic region from Tachysurus fulvidraco isolate hzauxx_2018 chromosome 14, HZAU_PFXX_2.0, whole genome shotgun sequence encodes:
- the myo1f gene encoding unconventional myosin-If: MASKYHWQSQNVKQSGVDDMVLLSKITEDAIVENLKKRYMDDYIFTYIGSVLISVNPFKQMPYFTDREIELYQGAAQYENPPHIYALTDNMYRNMMIDSENQCVIISGESGAGKTVAAKYIMGYISKVSGGGSKVQHVKEIILQSNPLLEAFGNAKTVRNNNSSRFGKYFEIQFSRGGEPDGGKISNFLLEKSRVVSQNENERNFHIFYQLIEGSSAQQKEGLGIMTPDYYNYLNQSGTYKVDGTNDSSDFHETMEAMQVIGIPGEDQMQALQIVAGILHLGNVSFIEVGNYGQVESMDLLAFPAYLLGINQSRLQEKLTSRKMDSKWGGKSESIDVTLNQEQACYTRDALAKALYARLFDYLVEAINKAMQKPIEELSIGVLDIYGFEIFQRNGFEQFCINFVNEKLQQIFIELTLKAEQEEYVQEGIKWSPIEYFNNKIVCDLIENKLNPPGIMSVLDDVCATMHSKGEGADSTLLQKLQAAVGTHEHFNNWNSGFVIHHYAGKVSYDVNGFCERNRDVLFTDLIALMQTSEHHFIRSLFPENINTDKKGRPTTASSKIKRQANELVDTLMKCTPHYIRCIKPNETKRSKDWEESRVKHQVEYLGLRENIRVRRAGFAYRRVFQKFLQRYAILTLETFPHWHGGEQQGVLHLLRSVNMDNDQYQMGRTKIFVKNPESLFLLEEMRERKFDTFARTIQKAWRKYIARRKYEQMREEASDILYNSKERRRNSINRNFVGDYLGMEERPELRQFLAKRERVDFADSVNKYDRRFKSIKRDLILTPKGIYLIGREKVKKGPEKGQIKEVLKRKLEIGAIRSISLSTRQDDFFILHEAQYDSLLESLFKTEFLSLLSKRYEEQTKNKLTLSFNDRLEFHVKKEGWGGGGNRFLVFSRGQGDMPQLKPAGKTLNISVGDGLPKTAKPTRKSMQPNQGGKQAPRRGFQNGAAQFSRGNARPQEQTYSTPDKWNRPPNAALPKLGSQKTRRGNAAPQTQTSNLDFLNVPEQGMSGMQRRRSISQRPPPAPSSRPKASPRPQGPRCRAVYQYVGQDVDELTFDVGDVIDLLKEDPSGWWTGRMRGKEGLFPGNYVEKI; this comes from the exons tggaGAGAGCGGTGCAGGAAAAACCGTGGCTGCTAAGTACATCATGGGCTACATCTCTAAAGTGTCCGGTGGTGGCTCTAAAGTTCAG CATGTAAAAGAGATTATCCTGCAGTCCAACCCTCTACTGGAGGCCTTCGGAAATGCAAAAACCGTCCGAAACAACAACTCCAGCCGCTTT GGGAAATACTTCGAGATCCAGTTCAGCCGAGGAGGAGAACCGGACGGAGGCAAAATCTCCAACTTCCTGCTGGAGAAATCCCGGGTCGTGAGTCAGAACGAGAACGAGAGGAACTTCCACATTTTCTACCAG TTGATCGAAGGCTCTTCGGCTCAGCAGAAGGAAGGTTTAGGCATCATGACCCCCGACTATTACAACTATTTAAACCAGTCGGGAACCTACAAAGTGGACGGTACCAACGACAGCAGCGACTTCCACGAGACAATG gaaGCCATGCAAGTCATCGGGATCCCCGGAGAGGATCAGATGCAGGCCCTGCAGATTGTAGCTGGAATCTTACACCTGGGCAACGTCAGCTTCATCGAGGTGGGAAACTACGGCCAGGTGGAGAGCATGGACC TGCTGGCGTTCCCCGCTTACCTGCTGGGCATCAATCAGAGCCGACTGCAGGAGAAACTCACCAGCCGAAAGATGGACTCCAAGTGGGGGGGCAAATCCGAGTCCATCGACGTGACGCTGAATCAGGAGCAGGCGTGTTACACACGTGACGCTCTGGCCAAGGCCCTGTACGCTCGCCTGTTCGACTACCTGGTGGAG gcCATAAACAAAGCCATGCAGAAGCCCATCGAGGAGCTCAGCATCGGCGTTCTGGATATTTACGGATTTGAGATTTTTCAG AGGAATGGGTTCGAGCAGTTCTGCATCAACTTTGTGAACGAGAAGCTGCAGCAGATCTTTATCGAGCTGACTCTGAAGGCGGAGCAG GAAGAATATGTGCAGGAGGGAATCAAGTGGAGTCCTATTGAATACTTTAACAACAAAATAGTGTGTGATCTCATTGAGAATAAACTG AACCCGCCGGGTATCATGAGCGTCCTGGATGACGTGTGCGCCACCATGCACTCTAAGGGCGAAGGAGCCGACAGCACGTTACTGCAGAAGCTGCAGGCTGCCGTGGGGACACACGAGCACTTTAACAACTGGAACTCTGGCTTTGTTATCCATCACTATGCAGGCAAG GTGTCGTACGATGTAAACGGTTTctgtgagagaaacagagatgtGCTTTTTACCGACCTGATCGCACTGATGCAGACCAGCGAACA TCACTTCATCCGTAGCCTGTTTCCTGAAAACATCAACACTGACAAAAAAGGCAGACCGACCACAGCGAGCTCCAAAATTAAA AGGCAGGCTAACGAGCTGGTGGACACGCTGAtgaaatgcacaccacactatATCCGCTGCATCAAACCCAACGAGACCAAGAGGTCCAAAGACTGGGAGGAGAGCCG GGTGAAGCATCAGGTGGAGTATTTGGGTCTGCGTGAGAACATCCGTGTGCGGAGAGCCGGCTTCGCTTACCGCCGAGTTTTCCAGAAATTTCTACAGAG gtacGCCATCCTGACCCTGGAGACATTCCCGCACTGGCATGGAGGCGAACAGCAGGGTGTCCTGCATCTGCTACGCTCCGTAAACATGGACAACGATCAGTACCAGATGGGACGCACTAAGATCTTTGTCAAAAACCCAGAGTCG CTATTTCTCCTGGAAGAGATGCGGGAGAGGAAGTTCGACACGTTCGCCAGAACCATCCAGAAAGCCTGGAGGAAGTACATCGCCAGGAGGAAGTATGAGCAGATGAGAGAGGAGG CTTCGGATATTCTCTATAACTCGAAGGAGCGACGCAGGAACAGCATTAACAGGAACTTTGTTGGTGATTACCTGGGCATGGAGGAGAGGCCTGAACTGCGCCAGTTCCTTGCCAAGCGAGAGCGAGTCGATTTTGCGGACTCTGTGAACAAATACGACCGCAGGTTTAAA tcAATTAAAAGAGATTTGATCCTGACACCTAAGGGCATCTACCTGATCGGGCGTGAGAAGGTCAAAAAAGGTCCTGAAAAAGGCCAGATCAAAGAAGTGCTGAAGAGAAAACTCGAAATTGGGGCCATACGCTCTATTTCACTGAG CACGAGGCAGGACGACTTCTTCATCCTGCATGAGGCTCAGTACGACAGCCTGCTGGAGTCCTTATTTAAGACCGAGTTTCTGAGCTTGCTGAGTAAGCGCTATGAGGAACAGACCAAGAACAAACTTACACTGTCCTTTAatgacag GCTGGAGTTTCACGTGAAGAAGGAGGGatggggaggaggaggaaaccgCTTCCTGGTGTTTTCTCGGGGACAAGGAGACATGCCTCAGCTCAAACCTGCGGGGAAAACTCTGAATATCAGCGTAGGAGACGGACTACCCAAGACTGCAA AACCGACTAGAAAAAGCATGCAGCCGAATCAAGGAGGGAAACAAGCCCCCAGAAGAG GTTTCCAGAACGGGGCGGCGCAGTTCTCCCGTGGAAACGCTCGGCCGCAGGAGCAGACCTACTCCACACCGGATAAGTGGAACCGGCCGCCCAATGCCGCACTGCCCAAACTGGGCTCTCAGAAAACCAGGAGAGGAAACGCAGctccacaaacacagacatctAACCTGGACTTCCTCAATGTACCTGAGCAGGGCATGTCTGG AATGCAACGAAGGAGGAGCATCAGCCAGCGTCCTCCTCCGGCTCCCAGCAGCCGACCCAAAGCTTCACCACGACCGCAAGGTCCTCGATGTCGTGCTGTGTACCAGTACGTCGGTCAGGACGTGGATGAGCTCACTTTTGACGTCGGCGATGTCATAGACCTCCTTAAAGAAG atcCGTCTGGCTGGTGGACCGGCAGGATGCGTGGGAAAGAGGGCTTATTCCCTGGGAATTACGTGGAGAAAATCTGA